The following coding sequences are from one Mycolicibacterium aichiense window:
- the dop gene encoding depupylase/deamidase Dop yields the protein MQRIIGTEVEYGISSPSDPTANPILTSTQAVLAYAAAAGIQRAKRTRWDYEVESPLRDARGFDLSRSSGPPPIVDADEVGAANMILTNGARLYVDHAHPEYSAPEVTDPMDAVIWDKAGERVMEAAARHVASVPGAAKLQLYKNNVDGKGASYGSHENYLMSRHTPFSAVISGLTPFMVSRQVVTGSGRVGIGPSGDEPGFQLSQRADYIEVEVGLETTLKRGIINTRDEPHADADKYRRLHVIIGDANLAETSTYLKVGTTSLVLDLIEEGPRYGLDLSDLALARPVHAVHVVSRDPSLRATVALADGRELTALAIQRIYLDRVAKLVDARDPDPQATQVVETWAHILDLLERDPMECAELLDWPAKLRLLEGFRQRENLGWSAPRLHLVDLQYSDVRLDKGLYNRLVARGSMKRLVTEQEVIDAVDNPPTDTRAYFRGECLRRFGADIAAASWDSVIFDLGGDSLVRIPTLEPLRGSKAHVGALLDSVDSAVQLVEQLTT from the coding sequence ATGCAAAGGATCATCGGAACCGAGGTGGAGTACGGCATCTCCTCGCCCTCCGATCCGACCGCCAACCCGATCCTGACGTCGACCCAGGCGGTGCTCGCGTACGCCGCGGCCGCCGGCATCCAGCGGGCCAAGCGCACCCGGTGGGACTACGAGGTGGAGTCGCCGCTGCGGGACGCCCGCGGATTCGACCTGAGCCGCTCGTCGGGACCGCCGCCGATTGTCGACGCCGACGAGGTGGGGGCGGCGAACATGATCCTCACCAACGGCGCCCGGCTCTACGTCGATCACGCCCATCCGGAGTACTCGGCCCCCGAGGTCACCGACCCGATGGATGCCGTGATCTGGGATAAGGCCGGGGAACGGGTGATGGAGGCCGCGGCCCGGCATGTGGCCAGCGTGCCCGGTGCGGCCAAACTCCAGCTGTACAAGAACAACGTCGACGGCAAGGGCGCGTCCTACGGGTCGCACGAGAACTACCTGATGAGCCGGCACACCCCGTTCTCGGCGGTGATTTCGGGCCTGACGCCGTTCATGGTGTCCCGGCAGGTGGTGACCGGTTCCGGCCGCGTCGGGATCGGCCCGTCCGGTGACGAACCGGGCTTTCAGCTGTCCCAGCGCGCCGACTACATCGAGGTCGAGGTCGGCCTGGAGACGACCCTCAAGCGCGGCATCATCAACACCCGCGACGAGCCGCACGCCGACGCCGACAAGTACCGCCGGCTGCACGTCATCATCGGCGACGCGAACCTGGCCGAGACCTCGACGTATCTGAAGGTGGGCACCACCTCGCTGGTCCTCGATCTGATCGAGGAAGGGCCCCGATACGGCCTGGACCTGTCGGACCTGGCACTGGCCCGGCCAGTCCACGCGGTCCATGTTGTCAGCCGGGACCCGTCGCTGCGGGCCACCGTGGCACTGGCCGACGGCCGGGAACTGACCGCGCTGGCCATCCAGCGGATCTACCTGGACCGGGTGGCCAAGCTGGTCGACGCGCGCGATCCCGATCCGCAGGCCACGCAGGTCGTCGAAACCTGGGCGCACATCCTTGACCTGCTGGAACGGGACCCGATGGAATGCGCCGAGCTGCTGGACTGGCCGGCCAAGCTGCGGCTGCTGGAGGGCTTCCGGCAGCGCGAGAACCTCGGCTGGTCGGCCCCGCGGCTGCATCTGGTGGATCTGCAGTACTCCGATGTCCGGCTGGACAAGGGTCTGTACAACCGGTTGGTGGCGCGCGGCTCGATGAAGCGTCTGGTCACCGAGCAGGAGGTGATCGACGCTGTGGACAACCCGCCGACCGACACCCGGGCGTACTTCCGTGGCGAGTGCCTGCGCCGCTTCGGCGCCGACATCGCGGCGGCGAGCTGGGACTCGGTGATCTTCGACCTGGGCGGTGATTCACTGGTGCGGATTCCGACCCTGGAGCCACTGCGCGGTAGCAAGGCCCACGTGGGTGCGCTTCTCGATTCGGTCGACAGCGCAGTGCAACTCGTGGAACAACTCACGACCTGA
- a CDS encoding ubiquitin-like protein Pup codes for MAQEQTKRGGGGGEDDDLGSAGAGGQERRDKLAEETDDLLDEIDDVLEENAEDFVRAYVQKGGQ; via the coding sequence ATGGCTCAAGAGCAGACCAAGCGTGGCGGCGGGGGCGGCGAGGATGACGACCTCGGCAGCGCCGGTGCCGGCGGGCAAGAGCGTCGCGACAAGCTCGCTGAAGAGACCGATGATCTGCTGGACGAGATCGATGACGTCCTGGAAGAGAACGCTGAGGACTTCGTGCGTGCATACGTGCAAAAGGGCGGACAGTGA
- the prcB gene encoding proteasome subunit beta, with amino-acid sequence MTWPFSDRLATSSPLTDLSSFSDHLRREAPQLLPTSTGASGVLPGDALPHGTTIVALRYPGGVLIAGDRRATQGNMIASRDVQKVYITDDYTATGIAGTAAIAVEFARLYAVELEHYEKVEGVPLTFPGKVNRLSTMVRGNLGAALQGFVALPLLVGYDLDDPNPEAAGRIVSFDAAGGWNIEQEGYQSVGSGSLFAKSSIKKLYPGVTDADSALRAAVEALYDAADDDSATGGPDLVRGIYPTAVTIEAEGATDVPEERISALAREVIEKRSTTNTFGPGTGPSNEAPRVD; translated from the coding sequence GTGACCTGGCCGTTCTCTGATCGCCTTGCCACCAGTTCACCTCTGACCGATCTGTCCTCGTTTTCCGATCATCTCCGGCGGGAAGCGCCCCAGCTGCTGCCGACCAGCACCGGCGCGAGCGGTGTGCTGCCCGGTGACGCGCTGCCGCACGGCACCACGATCGTCGCGCTGAGATATCCGGGCGGTGTGCTGATCGCCGGCGATCGCCGCGCCACCCAGGGCAACATGATCGCCAGCCGCGACGTGCAGAAGGTGTACATCACCGACGACTACACGGCCACCGGTATCGCAGGGACCGCGGCGATCGCCGTGGAGTTCGCCCGGTTGTACGCCGTCGAACTCGAGCACTACGAAAAGGTCGAGGGCGTCCCGCTGACGTTCCCGGGCAAGGTGAATCGGCTGTCGACGATGGTCCGCGGCAACCTCGGCGCGGCACTGCAGGGCTTCGTCGCGCTGCCGCTGCTGGTGGGTTACGACCTCGATGACCCGAATCCCGAAGCGGCCGGACGGATCGTGTCGTTCGACGCCGCCGGTGGCTGGAACATCGAGCAGGAGGGCTACCAGTCGGTGGGGTCCGGTTCACTGTTCGCCAAGTCGTCGATCAAAAAGCTCTATCCCGGTGTCACCGATGCGGATTCGGCGTTGCGGGCTGCTGTTGAGGCGCTCTACGACGCCGCCGACGACGACTCGGCAACCGGCGGTCCGGACCTGGTGCGCGGCATATACCCGACGGCTGTCACGATCGAGGCCGAGGGCGCCACCGACGTCCCCGAGGAGCGGATCTCCGCGCTCGCTCGCGAGGTGATCGAAAAGCGTTCCACGACGAACACATTCGGGCCCGGCACGGGACCCAGCAACGAAGCACCGCGGGTGGACTAA
- the prcA gene encoding proteasome subunit alpha, producing the protein MSFPYFISPEQAMRERSELARKGISRGRSVVVLAYDSGVLFVAENPSRSLQKISELYDRVGFAAVGRFNEFDNLRRGGIQFADTRGYAYDRRDVTGRQLANVYAQTLGTIFTEQAKPYEVELCVAEVAHFGETKAPELYRITYDGSIADEPHFVVMGGTTEPIITALKESYSENAPLKDAVGIAVEALRAGINGTSTSSGSTPPAEPRVLGPSTLEVAILDAKRPRRAFRRITGSALEALLPSAGDEPADKGTAEATS; encoded by the coding sequence GTGAGCTTCCCATATTTCATCTCGCCTGAGCAGGCGATGCGTGAGCGTTCCGAGCTTGCGCGCAAAGGCATTTCCCGGGGCCGCAGCGTGGTCGTGCTGGCCTATGACTCCGGCGTGCTGTTCGTTGCGGAGAACCCGTCGCGGTCACTGCAGAAGATCAGTGAGCTCTACGACCGCGTCGGCTTCGCCGCCGTGGGCCGGTTCAACGAATTCGACAACCTGCGCCGCGGCGGCATCCAGTTCGCCGACACCCGCGGGTACGCCTACGACCGTCGCGACGTGACCGGCCGCCAGCTCGCCAATGTCTACGCGCAGACCCTCGGAACGATCTTCACCGAGCAGGCGAAGCCCTACGAGGTGGAGCTGTGCGTGGCAGAGGTGGCTCACTTCGGTGAAACGAAAGCCCCTGAGCTGTACCGGATCACCTACGACGGGTCGATCGCCGACGAACCACACTTCGTCGTCATGGGCGGTACCACCGAGCCGATCATCACCGCACTCAAAGAGTCCTACTCTGAGAATGCGCCGCTCAAGGATGCGGTCGGCATCGCCGTCGAAGCGTTGCGCGCCGGTATCAACGGCACAAGTACAAGTAGTGGCAGCACCCCGCCTGCCGAGCCGCGGGTGCTCGGCCCGTCCACCCTGGAGGTGGCGATCCTGGACGCCAAGCGGCCGCGACGGGCATTCCGGCGGATCACCGGTTCGGCGCTGGAGGCCCTGCTGCCCAGCGCGGGTGACGAGCCCGCCGACAAGGGCACCGCGGAGGCCACCTCCTGA
- a CDS encoding FAD-dependent monooxygenase, producing the protein MSGAGIAGPALADQLTARGWRTTVIERYPQRRDEGQNVDIRGAAREVVRTMGIEDEVRRANTGEIGTRFVTAAGTAAASFPVGAPGGPDGPTAELEILRGELSRILIERTRGRTDYRFGTQITDVTDHGDYVTTVLDDGSVLDSDVLIVAEGLRSRSRRFVSATEVTDLGMYFAYATIPRSDSDDQWWNWQHATRSRGVHLRPDNLGSTRAILTFISDIRGIEDLDQDDQVAILHKTFADVGGAAPRILRELEAGAPMYFSVAGQVHVPSWSKGRIGLLGDCAFCNATFGGAGTSLALIGAYILAGELAATADHAAALVSYQHRMQPFTASAPVVRPAVLRIANPRTRIGIAALRGVARAAASPAAKAVTALMSRASTGSGQRVALPDYPVA; encoded by the coding sequence ATCTCCGGCGCGGGAATCGCCGGACCGGCGCTGGCCGACCAGCTGACCGCGCGGGGTTGGCGCACCACGGTCATCGAGCGCTACCCTCAGCGGCGCGACGAAGGCCAGAACGTCGACATCCGTGGTGCGGCACGGGAAGTCGTGCGCACGATGGGCATCGAAGACGAGGTACGCCGGGCCAACACCGGTGAGATCGGGACCCGGTTCGTCACCGCAGCAGGCACAGCGGCGGCATCCTTTCCGGTCGGCGCCCCGGGCGGCCCCGACGGTCCGACCGCGGAACTGGAGATCCTGCGCGGCGAACTGTCGCGGATTCTGATCGAACGCACCCGGGGTCGGACCGACTACCGCTTCGGCACCCAGATCACCGACGTCACCGATCACGGCGACTACGTCACGACAGTGCTCGACGACGGCAGTGTGCTCGACTCCGACGTCCTGATCGTCGCCGAAGGCCTGCGCTCCCGTTCGCGCCGGTTCGTCAGCGCAACCGAGGTCACCGATCTGGGAATGTATTTCGCCTACGCCACCATCCCTCGGTCCGATAGTGACGACCAGTGGTGGAACTGGCAGCACGCGACTCGATCCCGCGGTGTGCACCTGCGACCGGACAATCTGGGCAGCACCAGAGCCATCCTGACCTTCATCTCCGATATCCGCGGTATCGAAGATCTCGACCAGGATGACCAGGTCGCGATCCTGCACAAGACTTTCGCCGACGTCGGCGGTGCCGCTCCGCGGATTCTGCGCGAGCTCGAGGCAGGCGCACCGATGTACTTCTCGGTCGCCGGCCAGGTGCACGTGCCCTCGTGGAGCAAGGGCCGCATCGGCCTGCTCGGCGACTGCGCATTCTGCAACGCCACCTTCGGCGGTGCGGGCACCAGCCTCGCGCTGATCGGTGCCTATATCCTCGCCGGCGAACTCGCCGCCACAGCCGACCACGCGGCCGCGCTGGTCAGCTACCAGCACCGCATGCAGCCGTTCACGGCCTCGGCCCCCGTCGTCCGTCCGGCAGTGTTGCGGATTGCCAACCCGCGCACCCGGATTGGCATCGCGGCGTTGCGCGGTGTCGCCCGTGCCGCCGCGAGTCCCGCCGCCAAGGCCGTGACTGCGTTGATGTCCCGCGCATCTACGGGATCCGGACAACGAGTGGCGCTCCCGGATTATCCCGTGGCGTAG
- a CDS encoding alpha/beta hydrolase, with the protein MSPPAVSQVVIWRPQALIDLAGAWDDAAGRLQAQADAVDDEVAGSAGVFTGSAARAAREAIGPTTAGLRGVCRALILAAAQARDAAEVITRCRDRVLEVVTDARGDGCAVSEDGTVAPPAAPSALLVACSGGSEAVARTMLDVRATELTRALQGALSALGAADAEAATAIDAAFDATPADPAPVRPAGAAGNPVADWPHLSQDAIAAAVAGMSDTDRRRLVESRPHEVGNTDGVPWETRIAANRINIADAILDQRRRIEVPDEVKLRAAVAPTLEAADAERLWAALNADPSMRAAAIAAYDHDARSRIDYYESLLADVADPVDRDRRVPRQILAFDPQRESFIELSGDLTRARALAVLVPGLNTTFDGAADDVATARRFVAGSTGDVAMITYLGGPFPTGQLVAGLVDATDPRYALKMAPRLVAFSEDVERRAGSMPVTYVGHSYGGSILGTAESFGLTADRVIYVEAAGAGVGVHDPSDWHNRNPDVLRFSLTAPGDPIGLVQGIPLGPHGADPDRLPGVIPLAAGRTLTGGPMGGLSSHSDVLNEPSDAWRNILAVITGDREHIRVG; encoded by the coding sequence GTGAGCCCGCCGGCCGTGTCGCAGGTGGTGATCTGGCGACCGCAGGCGCTGATCGACCTGGCCGGCGCGTGGGACGACGCCGCAGGCCGGCTTCAGGCTCAGGCCGACGCGGTCGACGACGAGGTGGCCGGCAGCGCCGGCGTGTTCACCGGTTCGGCGGCGCGCGCGGCCCGCGAGGCCATCGGCCCAACCACCGCGGGGCTGCGCGGGGTGTGCCGGGCACTGATCCTGGCCGCCGCGCAGGCGCGGGACGCCGCCGAGGTCATCACCCGCTGTCGCGACCGGGTGCTCGAGGTGGTGACGGACGCGCGGGGCGACGGATGCGCGGTGAGCGAGGACGGGACGGTGGCTCCCCCGGCGGCGCCGTCGGCGCTTCTGGTGGCGTGCAGCGGCGGTTCCGAGGCGGTGGCGCGCACGATGCTGGACGTCCGGGCGACCGAGCTGACTCGGGCTCTGCAGGGGGCGCTGTCAGCGCTCGGCGCGGCCGATGCCGAGGCGGCCACCGCGATCGACGCGGCGTTCGACGCCACCCCGGCCGACCCCGCACCGGTGCGCCCGGCAGGGGCCGCAGGCAATCCGGTGGCCGACTGGCCGCACCTGAGCCAGGACGCGATCGCCGCGGCGGTCGCGGGGATGTCCGATACCGACCGGCGGCGGCTGGTCGAGTCCAGGCCCCACGAAGTGGGCAACACCGACGGCGTTCCGTGGGAGACCAGGATCGCCGCCAACCGGATCAACATCGCCGATGCGATCCTCGACCAACGCCGTCGCATCGAGGTGCCCGACGAGGTGAAGTTGCGTGCTGCCGTCGCGCCGACACTAGAAGCGGCTGATGCGGAACGCCTTTGGGCTGCGTTGAACGCAGATCCGAGCATGCGCGCTGCGGCGATCGCCGCCTACGACCACGACGCACGCAGCCGCATCGACTACTACGAGAGCCTGCTCGCCGACGTCGCGGACCCGGTGGACCGCGATCGCCGGGTGCCCAGACAGATCCTGGCCTTCGATCCGCAGCGTGAGAGCTTCATCGAGTTGTCCGGTGACCTGACGCGGGCGCGCGCTCTCGCGGTGTTGGTGCCCGGGCTCAACACCACCTTCGACGGCGCAGCTGACGATGTCGCGACGGCGCGGCGTTTTGTCGCCGGATCCACCGGCGACGTCGCGATGATCACGTATCTGGGTGGCCCGTTCCCAACCGGTCAGCTGGTCGCCGGGTTGGTCGACGCCACCGATCCGCGCTATGCACTGAAGATGGCGCCTCGGCTGGTGGCGTTCAGTGAAGACGTCGAACGACGCGCAGGGTCGATGCCGGTGACCTACGTGGGCCATTCGTACGGCGGGTCGATCCTCGGGACCGCGGAAAGCTTCGGGTTGACCGCCGACCGCGTGATCTACGTTGAGGCCGCGGGTGCCGGTGTGGGCGTTCATGATCCGTCGGACTGGCACAACCGCAACCCCGACGTGTTGCGGTTCTCCCTCACCGCGCCCGGCGATCCGATCGGACTTGTGCAGGGCATCCCGCTCGGGCCGCACGGGGCGGACCCGGACCGGCTGCCGGGTGTGATCCCACTGGCCGCCGGGCGCACCCTCACCGGCGGTCCGATGGGCGGACTTTCTTCGCACAGCGACGTTCTGAACGAGCCGTCCGATGCGTGGCGCAACATCCTCGCGGTCATCACCGGCGACCGCGAGCACATTCGGGTCGGTTGA
- the pafA gene encoding Pup--protein ligase yields MQRRIMGIETEFGVTCTFHGHRRLSPDEVARYLFRRVVSWGRSSNVFLRNGARLYLDVGSHPEYATAECDNLTQLVTHDRAGERVLEDLLIDAEQRLADEGIGGDIYLFKNNTDSAGNSYGCHENYLIVRAGEFSRISDVLLPFLVTRQLICGAGKVLQTPKAATFCLSQRAEHIWEGVSSATTRSRPIINTRDEPHADAEKYRRLHVIVGDSNMCESTTMLKVGTASLVLEMIEAGVAFRDFSLDNPIRAIREVSHDLTGRRPVRLAGGRQASALDIQREYYARAVEYLQTREPNTQIDQVVDLWGRQLDAVESQDFAKVDTEIDWVIKRKLFQRYQDRYSMELSDPKISQLDLAYHDIKRGRGVFDLLQRKGLATRITTDEEIEAAVDTPPQTTRAKLRGEFISAAQEAGRDFTVDWVHLKLNDQAQRTVLCKDPFRSVDERVKRLIASM; encoded by the coding sequence GTGCAGCGGAGAATCATGGGCATCGAAACCGAATTCGGTGTCACCTGCACGTTCCACGGCCATCGCCGGCTCAGTCCGGACGAGGTCGCCCGGTACCTGTTCCGCCGGGTGGTGTCGTGGGGCCGCAGCTCGAACGTGTTCCTGCGCAACGGCGCGCGCCTGTACCTCGACGTGGGCAGCCACCCCGAGTACGCCACCGCCGAGTGCGACAACCTGACGCAGCTGGTCACGCATGACCGCGCCGGGGAGCGGGTGTTGGAGGACCTCCTCATCGACGCCGAACAGCGACTGGCCGACGAAGGCATCGGCGGGGACATCTATCTGTTCAAGAACAACACCGACTCGGCCGGAAACTCCTACGGCTGCCACGAGAACTACCTGATCGTGCGGGCCGGCGAGTTCTCCAGGATCTCCGATGTGCTGCTGCCGTTCCTGGTGACCCGCCAGCTGATCTGCGGCGCGGGCAAGGTGTTGCAGACGCCGAAGGCGGCCACGTTCTGCCTGAGCCAGCGCGCCGAGCACATCTGGGAAGGCGTCTCGAGCGCCACCACCCGGTCGCGCCCGATCATCAACACCCGCGACGAACCGCACGCCGACGCCGAGAAGTACCGCAGGCTCCATGTGATCGTCGGGGACTCGAACATGTGCGAGTCCACCACCATGCTCAAGGTCGGGACCGCCTCGCTGGTGCTGGAGATGATCGAGGCCGGGGTTGCATTCCGCGATTTCTCACTGGACAACCCGATCCGGGCGATCCGCGAGGTCAGCCACGACCTCACCGGACGCCGCCCGGTGCGCCTTGCCGGCGGACGGCAGGCCAGCGCCCTGGACATCCAGCGCGAGTACTACGCCCGCGCGGTGGAATACCTGCAGACCCGCGAGCCCAACACCCAGATCGACCAGGTCGTCGACCTGTGGGGCCGCCAGCTCGACGCCGTCGAAAGCCAGGACTTCGCCAAGGTCGACACCGAGATCGACTGGGTGATCAAGCGCAAGCTGTTCCAGCGGTATCAGGACCGATACAGCATGGAGCTGTCCGACCCGAAGATCAGCCAGCTGGACCTGGCCTACCACGACATCAAGCGCGGCCGCGGCGTCTTCGACCTGTTGCAGCGCAAGGGCCTGGCCACTCGGATCACCACCGACGAGGAGATCGAGGCTGCCGTCGACACCCCGCCGCAGACCACGCGGGCCAAGTTGCGCGGCGAGTTCATCAGTGCCGCCCAGGAGGCGGGTCGCGATTTCACCGTCGACTGGGTGCATCTCAAGCTCAACGACCAGGCTCAGCGCACGGTGCTGTGCAAGGACCCGTTCCGCTCGGTCGACGAGCGGGTGAAGCGACTCATCGCCAGCATGTGA
- a CDS encoding helix-turn-helix transcriptional regulator — MATSKVERLMNLVIALLSTHGYITADRIRASVAGYAESPSDEAFSRMFERDKNELRDLGIPLETGRVSSFDPTEGYRINRDAYALPDIELTDEEAGAVAIATKLWESPELITATQGALLKLRAAGVDVDPDAAVAITTASGPPGLRGSEDVLGNLLSAIDSGQPVQFRHRSLPTDPYTVRTVEPWGVITDRGRWYLVGHDRDRNATRTFRLSRIGADITTVGPPGSVTRPAGVDLRAIVDRAIGEAPSGVQASVWVADGKAMSLRRNGKSTGTRSIGGRSGEVIELDIGTRDRLAREVAGYGADALVLEPATLRDDVLARLRAQAGDRA, encoded by the coding sequence GTGGCGACATCCAAAGTAGAGCGGTTGATGAACCTCGTCATCGCGCTGCTGTCCACGCACGGCTACATCACCGCGGACCGCATTCGCGCCAGCGTGGCCGGCTACGCCGAGAGCCCCAGCGACGAGGCGTTCTCCCGGATGTTCGAGCGCGACAAGAACGAGTTGCGCGATCTGGGCATCCCCTTGGAAACCGGGCGGGTGTCGTCGTTCGACCCCACCGAGGGCTACCGGATCAACCGCGACGCCTACGCGCTGCCCGACATCGAACTCACCGACGAGGAGGCGGGCGCCGTCGCGATCGCCACCAAGCTCTGGGAATCGCCGGAACTGATCACCGCGACCCAGGGCGCCCTGCTGAAGCTGCGGGCGGCGGGCGTCGACGTGGACCCCGATGCCGCCGTCGCGATCACCACCGCTTCGGGACCGCCCGGGTTGCGCGGATCCGAAGACGTGCTGGGAAACCTGTTGTCGGCCATCGACTCCGGTCAACCGGTTCAGTTCCGGCATCGTTCGCTGCCGACCGACCCCTACACCGTGCGCACCGTCGAACCGTGGGGGGTCATCACCGACCGGGGCCGCTGGTATCTCGTCGGGCATGACCGGGATCGCAATGCCACCAGAACATTTCGGCTGTCCCGCATCGGCGCCGACATCACAACGGTCGGGCCGCCGGGATCTGTCACCAGACCCGCCGGGGTTGATCTGCGGGCGATCGTCGACCGGGCGATCGGTGAAGCACCCAGCGGGGTGCAGGCTTCGGTATGGGTTGCCGACGGGAAGGCGATGTCGTTGCGCCGCAACGGCAAATCCACCGGAACGCGCAGCATCGGCGGCCGCTCGGGAGAGGTGATCGAACTCGACATCGGCACCCGCGACCGGCTCGCCCGCGAGGTCGCCGGCTACGGGGCAGACGCGCTGGTCCTGGAGCCGGCCACACTGCGCGACGACGTGCTGGCTCGGCTGCGCGCCCAAGCAGGGGACCGCGCATGA